A genomic region of Cannabis sativa cultivar Pink pepper isolate KNU-18-1 chromosome 1, ASM2916894v1, whole genome shotgun sequence contains the following coding sequences:
- the LOC115707876 gene encoding protein REDUCED CHLOROPLAST COVERAGE 3 produces the protein MAPKSGRGKTSKSKAEYKKKKEEKVVPIVLDITVITPYDNQVVLKGISTDKILDVRRLLAVNVETCHLTNFSLSHEVKGHKLNDKIEVATLKPCLLRMVQEDYTEEAQAVAHIRRLLDLVACTTRFTKPKRSPSSPDSKSRKSLNRPNSNKSSGPPRSPPAEPSVPAISEGFGMAAIHPTPKLSEFYDFFSFSHLSPPVLNLRRCECMEERRDGDYFQIQIKICNGKQIQVVASVKGFYAVGKQFLQSHSLVDLLQQLSQAFLNSYESLMKAFVEHNKFGNIPYGFRANTWLVPPSFADSPSSTFQPLPTEDENWGGNGGGEGRNGEYDHQPWATDFAILAKLPCKTEDERVIRDRKTFLLHSKFVDVSILKATEAISSLLESDSRQNESSIVYENRVGDLSITVKRDSTEVSSNSQVKVVDQVSGLSVKEFAQKSLLKGLTADESVVVHDTSSLGIVNVRHCGYSATVKAVGNVNKRRFEAQEIEVDDQPDGGANALNINSLRALLQKPTAEPLGSSQSDLDNSETSMSLVRTVIKESLKRSQEEPEISERPIRWELGSCWVQHLQKQENQTDDDSKSSGVEPAVKGLGKQFKLLKKREKKPGDTISKEDSDSCTSSMEAGEVVNGEVNSEESLKKLVSEDAYSCLKESGTGLHLKTIDELMKMAHKYYDEVALPKLVTDFGSLELSPVDGRTLTDFMHLRGLQMRSLGRVVELADKLPHIQSLCIHEMVTRAFKHVLKAVIAASVYNQSDLSEAIASSLNFLLGNSESQENDQNPSGDHSLKLQWLEAYLSRKFGWKLKEELPYLRKFSILRGLCHKVGLELVPRDYDMESPNPFRKYDIVSLVPVCKHVACSSADGRNFLESSKVALDKGKLEDAVNYGTKALTKMIAVCGPNHRATASAYSLLAVVLYHTGDFNQATVYQQKALDINERELGLDHPDTMKSYGDLSVFYYRLQHIELALKYVNRALFLLHFTCGLSHPNTAATYINVAMMEEGMGNVHVALRYLHEALKCNQRLLGADHIQTAASYHAIAIALSLMEAYSLSVQHEQTTLKILQAKLGPEDLRTQDAAAWLEYFESKALEQQEAARTGTPKPDALIASKGHLSVSDLLDFISPDQDSKGSDAQKRQRRAKVLQIGDKVSEEHQVPIADNDTPNDVVDNSIEKEDDTKVNSVNAPLPPPSPPQELEENDGFIAPSEVVEETTSDEGWQEASSKSRSGNTATGRKFGRRKPALSKLKLQNEHSKSRENRNGKVINSPSQKVIPKSTTIPTELSSQKQTRVRASVSKVSSSPTTHSTMASKSLSYKEVALAPPGTVLKPVFDKEEEITVEKPETKTPSVVPPETPSSETEESKSNSVVEAITKSETEEETVASETHRDNKTEQEEVEVEDEKSKDKNGSKLSAAAEPFKPAPVTMSHPLSSVPATSVYDVRVSQEMLAEPVVPPVAARVPCGPRSALYYRTNYSFHMRRDFLKFPNPTLERIGSGPQRIMNPNAPEFVPRRAWQTDPVGGVPTDSNSSIEITLQEAVKSNGEATKESGKKIISESEKSELARQILLSFIVKSVQHNMDSPSESGNSGKKKFKQNSDAIENDSAIIKIEYGNEGKNTTNDMVSESSDSSSDVNMKNGDGEGFIVVTKRRKNKQQFSNGVNGLYNQTTICASVR, from the exons AGGACTATACGGAAGAAGCCCAAGCTGTGGCCCATATCCGACGTTTATTGGACCTTGTTGCTTGTACGACAAGGTTTACTAAGCCCAAGAGGTCACCATCAAGCCCAGATTCGAAGtcaaggaaaagtctcaacagGCCCAACAGCAATAAGAGCTCTGGCCCACCAAGATCGCCGCCGGCGGAGCCGTCGGTTCCGGCGATTTCAGAGGGGTTTGGGATGGCAGCCATACACCCAACGCCGAAGCTTTCCGAATTTTATgatttcttctctttctctcaccTCTCTCCTCCCGTACTGA ATTTGAGAAGATGTGAATGTATGGAAGAAAGGCGCGATGGTGATTATTTTCAGATTCAG ATCAAGATATGCAATGGGAAGCAGATACAAGTGGTGGCATCAGTCAAAGGTTTTTATGCAGTGGGAAAGCAATTCCTACAAAGCCATTCTTTGGTTGATCTTCTCCAACAACTTAGCCAAGCTTTTCTCAAT TCTTATGAGTCCTTGATGAAAGCTTTTGTTGAACATAACAAG TTTGGTAATATTCCTTATGGATTTCGAGCCAATACATGGCTTGTTCCTCCATCATTTGCTGACTCTCCATCATCCACCTTCCAACCTTTACCAACAGAAGATGAAAATTGGGGTGGGAATGGAGGTGGAGAGGGAAGAAATGGTGAGTATGATCATCAACCATGGGCAACTGATTTCGCGATATTGGCTAAACTTCCTTGCAAGACTGAGGATGAGAGAGTGATCAGAGATCGCAAAACCTTTCTGCTTCATAGTAAATTTGTCGATGTCTCAATATTGAAAGCTACTGAAGCAATAAGCAGTTTGTTAGAATCCGATTCGAGACAGAATGAGTCCTCAATTGTGTATGAGAATCGTGTAGGGGACTTGTCCATTACTGTGAAACGTGACTCAACAGAAGTGAGTTCAAATTCTCAAGTGAAAGTGGTTGATCAAGTATCTGGTTTGTCTGTCAAAGAGTTTGCTCAGAAGAGTTTACTCAAGGGACTAACAGCAGATGAGAGTGTTGTAGTTCAT GATACTTCTTCCTTGGGCATTGTCAATGTCAGACATTGTGGATACAGTGCAACAGTTAAAGCTGTTGGCAATGTGAATAAAAGAAGGTTTGAGGCTCAAGAAATTGAAGTTGATGACCAACCAGATGGAGGAGCAAATGCTCTTAATATCAACAG CCTGAGAGCTCTGCTTCAAAAACCCACTGCTGAACCTTTGGGAAGTAGCCAATCTGATTTGGATAATTCAGAAACTTCCATGAGTCTAGTCAGAACTGTAATCAAAGAGAGCTTGAAAAGATCACAGGAAGAGCCTGAAATTTCTGAAAGGCCTATTAGATGGGAATTGGGTTCTTGTTGGGTTCAACATCTACAAAAGCAGGAAAATCAAACAGATGATGATTCAAAAAGTTCTGGGGTTGAACCAGCTGTTAAAGGTCTTGGAAAGCAGTTTAAGTTgctgaagaagagagagaagaaaccCGGTGACACAATTAGTAAAGAAGACTCTGATTCTTGCACTAGCAGCATGGAAGCTGGGGAGGTAGTGAATGGGGAGGTTAACAGTGAAGAATCATTGAAGAAACTAGTTTCTGAAGATGCTTACTCGTGTCTCAAAGAATCTGGAACTGGTCTTCATCTAAAG ACAATAGATGAACTTATGAAGATGGCACATAAATATTATGATGAAGTTGCTCTACCAAAGCTG GTAACAGATTTCGGGTCACTTGAGCTTTCTCCAGTTGATGGCCGTACACTGACTGATTTCATGCATTTGAGGGGACTTCAGATGAGATCTTTGGGTCGTGTG GTGGAACTTGCAGACAAGCTTCCTCATATACAGTCACTTTGCATTCATGAGATGGTGACTAGAGCATTCAAGCATGTACTTAAAGCAGTTATTGCAGCTTCTGTTTACAACCAATCAGACTTGTCTGAAGCAATAGCCTCATCTTTAAATTTCCTGCTTGGAAATTCTGAGTCACAAGAAAATGACCAAAACCCAAGTGGTGATCATTCACTCAAGTTGCAATGGTTGGAAGCATATCTATCAAGAAAATTTGGTTGGAAACTAAAGGAAGAACTTCCTTACTTGAGAAAGTTTTCAATTCTTCGAGGACTTTGCCATAAG GTTGGGTTGGAGTTGGTCCCCAGAGATTATGACATGGAAAGCCCAAACCCCTTCAGAAAATATGACATTGTTAGCTTGGTTCCTGTGTGCAAG CATGTAGCATGCTCTTCAGCTGATGGTCGGAATTTTCTTGAGTCATCGAAAGTTGCTCTCGATAAAGGAAAGCTTGAGGATGCTGTTAATTATGGAACAAAG GCTCTAACGAAGATGATAGCTGTTTGCGGTCCCAATCATCGTGCTACTGCTAGTGCTTACAGTCTGCTTGCAGTGGTTCTTTACCACACTGGGGATTTCAATCAG GCAACTGTATATCAGCAAAAGGCTTTGGATATTAATGAGAGGGAGCTTGGGTTAGATCATCCAGATACAATGAAAAGCTATGGGGATCTTTCGGTTTTCTATTATCGCCTTCAACATATTGAATTGGCTTTGAA GTATGTGAATCGAGCTTTATTCCTCCTCCATTTTACCTGTGGACTATCTCACCCAAACACTGCAGCAACATACATTAATGTGGCTATGATGGAAGAGGGCATGGGCAATGTTCATGTTGCTCTGAGATACCTACATGAAGCTCTCAAGTGCAACCAAAGACTATTAGGAGCAGACCACATACAA ACTGCTGCTAGTTATCATGCCATAGCTATTGCTCTTTCATTGATGGAAGCATATTCTCTCAGTGTCCAACATGAGCAAACTACACTTAAAATACTTCAAGCCAAACTTGGGCCTGAAGATCTTCGAACTCAG GATGCGGCTGCATGGCTTGAGTATTTCGAATCAAAAGCTTTAGAGCAGCAAGAGGCAGCTAGAACTGGAACCCCAAAGCCAGATGCCTTAATTGCAAGCAAGGGTCATCTTAG TGTATCTGATCTGCTGGATTTCATAAGTCCTGATCAAGATTCTAAAGGAAGCGACGCACAAAAGAGGCAAAGAAGAGCAAAG GTACTACAGATTGGTGATAAGGTCAGTGAAGAACATCAAGTGCCAATAGCTGACAATGACACACCAAATGATGTAGTGGATAATAGCATAGAGAAAGAGGATGATACGAAAGTTAACTCAGTTAACGCGCCTCTTCCTCCTCCTTCTCCTCCTCAAGAGCTAGAAGAAAATGACGGGTTTATAGCGCCTAGCGAAGTTGTGGAAGAAACAACTTCAGATGAAGGGTGGCAAGAAGCAAGTTCAAAGAGCCGTTCAGGGAACACTGCTACCGGTAGAAAGTTTGGACGTAGAAAACCAGCTCTTTCAAAGCTTAAGTTACAGAATGAACATTCAAAGTCTAGAGAAAACAGAAATGGGAAGGTGATCAATTCGCCATCTCAGAAAGTGATCCCCAAGTCTACTACTATTCCTACTGAGCTTTCTTCACAGAAACAAACAAGGGTAAGAGCTTCTGTATCTAAAGTTTCTTCCTCACCAACCACTCATAGTACCATGGCTTCAAAATCTCTATCTTACAAGGAAGTAGCTTTGGCACCACCTGGAACGGTTCTAAAGCCAGTGTTTGATAAAGAAGAAGAGATAACAGTTGAGAAACCAGAAACCAAAACACCAAGTGTTGTTCCACCAGAGACACCATCATCAGAGACTGAAGAAAGTAAAAGCAACTCTGTAGTTGAAGCAATCACAAAGAGTGAAACAGAAGAAGAAACTGTTGCTAGTGAGACTCATAGAGATAACAAAACTGAACAAGAAGAAGTTGAAGTTGAAGATGAAAAATCAAAAGATAAAAATGGAAGCAAACTTTCTGCAGCAGCTGAGCCATTCAAGCCAGCACCAGTAACCATGTCTCACCCCTTAAGCTCAGTACCTGCCACAAGTGTTTATGATGTAAGAGTCAGTCAAGAAATGCTTGCAGAGCCAGTAGTTCCTCCTGTGGCTGCTAGAGTACCTTGCGGGCCAAGGTCGGCGTTGTATTACAGAACCAACTATTCTTTCCACATGAGAAGAGACTTTCTCAAGTTTCCAAACCCCACATTGGAAAGAATTGGATCAGGGCCTCAAAGAATCATGAACCCCAATGCACCTGAGTTTGTACCAAGAAGAGCATGGCAAACTGACCCTGTAGGAGGGGTCCCAACCGATTCGAATTCATCAATTGAAATTACACTGCAAGAGGCTGTGAAATCCAATGGTGAAGCTACTAAAGAGAGTGGTAAAAAGATCATATCAGAGTCTGAAAAATCAGAGCTTGCAAGGCAAATTCTACTTAGCTTCATTGTCAAGTCTGTTCAACATAACATGGACTCTCCAAGTGAGTCTGGAAACAGTGGGAAGAAAAAGTTTAAGCAAAACTCAGATGCAATAGAAAACGACAGTGCCATTATAAAGATTGAGTATGGAAATGAAGGGAAGAATACAACAAACGACATGGTTTCAGAATCAAGTGATTCTTCTTCTGATGTAAATATGAAAAATGGAGATGGTGAAGGATTTATAGTAGTGACAAAGAGAAGGAAAAACAAGCAACAGTTCAGTAATGGAGTGAATGGTTTGTACAATCAAACAACCATATGTGCTTCTGTTCGTTGA
- the LOC115704713 gene encoding VQ motif-containing protein 11: MNSPTYGSDPVSPNTTFVQADPSTFRAVVQKLTGAPDDPSAQKLPLTLPSRFNNPKPVSTDMGPRRPAFKLHERRQNTKKLELNLTTSAPATTGYGNGNGVSTNVSLGRYRSGGSLTGLVGGGDQMMMVSPVSPFEFLARGSPRTPVSPSCMEEEEKEEEEKAIAGKGFYLHRSPLNTPRGSEPPELLTLFPLSSPRDNNNTNNHTNSSSTS, from the coding sequence atGAACTCCCCCACATATGGATCTGACCCGGTTTCACCCAACACCACCTTCGTCCAAGCCGACCCATCAACCTTCCGAGCGGTGGTTCAAAAGCTAACCGGAGCACCAGACGACCCATCAGCCCAAAAACTCCCACTCACTCTTCCTTCCCGTTTCAACAACCCCAAACCCGTTTCCACCGATATGGGGCCCCGAAGACCCGCTTTTAAGCTCCACGAACGCAGACAGAACACTAAGAAATTAGAGCTTAATCTCACCACCTCCGCTCCTGCCACCACCGGCTACGGCAACGGCAACGGCGTCTCTACTAATGTCTCTTTGGGCCGTTACAGAAGTGGTGGCTCCCTTACTGGCCTTGTCGGCGGCGGTGATCAGATGATGATGGTTTCGCCTGTTTCGCCGTTTGAATTCTTGGCGCGTGGGAGTCCGAGAACTCCGGTTTCGCCGTCGTGTATGGAGGAGGAAGAGAAGGAGGAAGAGGAGAAAGCGATCGCCGGAAAAGGGTTTTATTTGCACCGGAGCCCGTTGAATACGCCGAGAGGATCGGAACCCCCTGAGCTATTGACTTTGTTTCCTCTGTCTTCTCCAagagataataataatactaataatcaCACTAATTCTTCTTcaacttcttaa
- the LOC115707879 gene encoding glycerol kinase, with translation MSSSYVGSLDQGTTSTRFIIYDKQARPVGSHQVEFKQYYPEAGWVEHDPMEILKSAKDCIAKAVEKAKEDGHDVENGLKAIGLTNQRETTLVWSKSTGAPLHHAIVWMDVRTSSICRKLEKELSGGRTHFVETCGLPISTYFSAVKLLWLLENVETVKKAVENGDALFGTIDSWLIWNLTGGVNGGVHVTDVSNASRTMLMNLKTLEWDKPTLETLGIQAGILPKIVSNSEVIGNITDGWGITGVPISGCLGDQHAAMLGQACRKGEAKSTYGTGAFILLNTGEEIIHSKNGLLSTLAYKLGPNSSANYALEGSIAIAGAAVQWLRDSLGVINSASEIEALAKSVETTGGVYFVPAFNGLFAPWWRDDARGVCIGITRFTTKAHIARAVLESMCFQVRDVLESMHKDAGEKGETKNEKGEFLLRVDGGAAVNDLLMQIQADLLGSPVVRPADIETTALGAAYAAGLAVGVWSEEEIFGSGEKAKTDKNFSPKLDGEVRKKKVESWCKAVTRTFDLADLSL, from the exons ATGTCGTCGAGTTATGTTGGGTCACTTGATCAGGGTACCACTAGTACGAGGTTCATAATCTACGACAAACAAGCTCGCCCTGTTGGATCTCACCAGGTCGAGTTCAAACAGTATTATCCTGAAGCCGG ATGGGTCGAGCACGATCCAATGGAGATTTTGAAGAGTGCGAAAGATTGTATTGCGAAAGCTGTAGAAAAGGCCAAGGAAGATGGTCACGACGTTGAAAATGGTCTCAAGGCTATTGGGTTGACCAATCAGAGAGAGACTACTCTCGTTTGGAGCAAATCTACTGGTGCTCCTCTCCACCATGCCATTGTTTGGATGGACGTCCGTACAAGTTCCATTTGCAG AAAATTGGAGAAGGAGTTGTCTGGTGGAAGGACTCATTTCGTTGAAACATGTGGTTTGCCCATAAGCACATATTTCAGTGCTGTGAAGTTGCTTTGGTTACTTGAAAATGTTGAGACTGTTAAGAAAGCTGTGGAGAATGGTGATGCTCTCTTTGGAACCATTGATTCTTGGCTTATCTGGAATTTGACAGGTGGAGTCAATGGAGGTGTACACGTAACTGATGTCTCCAATGCTTCTAGGACTATGCTCATGAACCTCAAAACTCTTGAATGGGACAAACCTACATTGGAAACTTTGGGAATCCAAGCTGGGATTTTGCCAAAGATTGTTAGTAACTCTGAGGTTATTGGGAACATCACAGATGGATGGGGTATCACTGGTGTCCCAATCTCAGGATGTTTGGGTGATCAACATGCTGCTATGTTGGGTCAAGCTTGTAGAAAAGGAGAAGCTAAGAGTACTTACGGAACTGGTGCTTTTATACTTCTCAATACTGGTGAAGAGATAATTCACTCAAAGAATGGTCTTTTGAGCACCTTGGCATACAAGTTAGGCCCTAACTCGTCGGCTAATTATGCTCTCGAGGGCTCGATTGCTATTGCTGGTGCTGCTGTTCAGTGGCTTAGAGATAGCCTTGGTGTTATTAATAGTGCTAGTGAGATCGAGGCTTTGGCAAAGTCTGTTGAGACCACTGGAGGTGTCTACTTTGTACCAGCTTTTAATGGATTGTTTGCTCCTTGGTGGAGAGACGATGCTCGCGGTGTTTGTATTGGGATTACTAGGTTCACCACCAAGGCTCACATTGCTAGAGCTGTGCTTGAGAGTATGTGTTTTCAAGTGAGAGATGTGTTGGAGTCAATGCACAAGGATGCTGGTGAAAAGGGTGAGACTAAGAATGAGAAAGGAGAGTTTTTGCTTAGAGTGGATGGTGGTGCTGCTGTTAATGACCTTCTGATGCAGATTCAG GCTGATTTGTTGGGGAGCCCAGTAGTGAGACCAGCTGACATAGAGACCACAGCTCTTGGGGCAGCTTATGCAGCTGGATTAGCTGTTGGGGTTTGGAGTGAAGAGGAAATCTTTGGTTCTGGAGAAAAGGCCAAGACTGACAAAAATTTCAGTCCCAAATTAGATGGAGAAGTTAGGAAGAAGAAGGTTGAGTCTTGGTGTAAAGCTGTTACAAGGACCTTTGACTTGGCTGATCTCTCTCTTTAA